From the genome of Arthrobacter sp. ERGS1:01:
TAAAGGCCACCGGTCCGGGGGTGACAATGGTGGCAAAGAACGGCTGCACAGTGCCGTTGACCGTCAGCTTGCTGTAGGTGAAGGCCGTGTTGTTGTCGCTGAGCCCGCCGGTGAGCAGGCCCACCCTGGCCGTGTTGCCCACCGCGGCGTTCGTGATGGTGCCGACCGTGGTGAAGTTGCTGCCGTCCGCGGACCAGCTTCCCGTGAAGCCGGTTCCCGTGCGCTTGAGCTTGAGCCAGATGTCGGCGTTGCCCGGGTCCGCAATCTGGGTGGACTCGTCGGCGTTGCCGGCCGTCTCGGTGACGACCGCCAGAACCGGGGATCCACCCGCATGCTTGCGCTGGAACGCCACGTAGTTGTCGTCGTCAACGTAGAACACCAGGCCCGATTCCTCGTACTGGCTCTTGGTGGCACCGCTGATCTTGACGACCGCCTCGGTGTCGCCCGCAGCGCCGGCCTTGGTCATGAGCATGTTGGCGGCGATGTTTTGGGTGGCCCACAGCCCGTTGATGCCCGATTTGATGGACACGGTGTTCTTGTCGATGGCGGTCCACCGCGAGGCGTCCTCCCGGATCCAGCCCATGGCGGGGTCGAGGGTGGAGACCTGCACGCCGGTGAGGTCGATGTTGTCGGCGTTGACGCGGGCGCCGTCGCCCGTCACGGTGACCTCGCCGGCGCTCATGTTGGCCGCGGTGTTGGCGCGCATGTTGAAGCCGGGCGCGTACTTGTTGCCGGAAATGGTGATGGTGGCGCTGCCGTCGAAGGCATAGAGCGGCTTGGACGACACCGCGGCCGGGTCCACCGGCTCGGTAGGCGCGTAGTGGCTCACCACGTTGTTGGTGAAGCGGAAGCCCGTGACGGATTTGGCGTTGACCAGCTGCCCCGATGGCAGCAGGGAGAAGCGGTTGGCGTCGACGGTGATGTTCTTGTGGACCGTCTGGCCCGGAACCGTTTCCGTGTTGAAGGGCTCCACCCAAATGGCCGCATAGTTGCTGGCGGGCCGGTCAAAGACGTTGTTCCGGATGGTGACGTCGGAGACGGCGCTGGATTCATACCAGCCCACGGCGTCGGCGGAAATGTAGATGCTGGCCATGCCCATCTGGTCGAAGTGGTTGCGTTCGATCAGCACCTTCTTGGGCGTGGTGACCAGGATGCCGCGGGTGGGCACCGATTCGAAGGTGTTCCCGGCGATGTACACCTCCGGCGTGTACGTCATGTTTTCGGCCACGAACGTCTCCACGGCGAGGTCGGCCGGGAGGTCCTTGTCCAGGGTGACGGTCATTTCCCGCAGGTTTCCGGTGGTGTCGGTGCCGTTGGGCCCGGTGACCGCCGCAACCTTGTAGCTGTCGGTGCCCGCCGGGAGCATGCTGCTTCGCTTGACGAAGCGCAGCTCGTTGCCCGGATAGAACTGCGGGAAGCCGGTCGTGTCCGATTGCTCGTAGCGCAGCACGACCGTCCTGGCGGCCCTGTCGATCTTCGTCACCTGGACGTAGGTGCCGTGGATGTTGATGGGGTCATCGTGCGGGTTGTCGAAGAGCGAGTTGGTCACCTGGACCTTGCCGGCTACCCCGGACATGTGCAGGAAGTCGGCAAAGCCCACCGTCTGGCGCCAGGTGCCCGGATCGGCGAGCATCGTGATCCTGTCAAAGGAGATGTCCTTGGACAGCTGGCCCACCATGCCGAAGCCGTGCATGTAGTGCAGGGTCAGGCCCTGCAGTGCGGTGCGCTCGGATTCCCAGATGAAGACGGCGGAGGTGTCGCGCGTGTGGCGGCGGGTCTCGTAGACCTGGCCCTCCCCGCCCGGATCGGTGGCGCCGGAGTAGGTGACGCGCATGACGTCGTTGCCCAGGTCGGTAACCGAGGTGGAGTTCACCCACAGGGGCAGGCCCGAATCCTGGCGCAGGGTCTTTCCGGTGGCCAGGTCGCGGATCTGGTTCTGCCATCCGGTGGTGTCATCGGGGGCCTGGGTCCAGTACGGCTGCCCGGTGACGGGGCTCTTTTCGCCCAGGAACGTGGCCTTTGCACCGTTGACGGTGTAGCTTGTTCCGGCCGGCAGCTTGAAGTCCCGGTAGCCCTGGCCGTTGCTGACACCCGTTTTCAGGATGGTCAGGTCCAGTACGCCCGGGGAGTACCAGTCGGTGCTGAAGTTCTCGAAGCTCACGTCCTTGGATCGGATGGACGCCATCTCGGTTTGGCTGCCGTGGTAGGTCAGCGAGGAGCCCATGCCGTCGACGATGACGTCGTCCATGTCTTCGATGAGGACGCCGATGTTCTTGGAGACATAGGCCGGGTTTTCGCCCACCGTGTTGGAGATGTACAGGTTCCGTTTGGGCGTGTTCTCCGGATAGACCGTGTAGCTGCCGCAGGGGAAGGCGATGGTGGTGGGGGCCTTCAGGCTCTTGGCATAGAGAATGGCGTCGTTGATCGCCTTCGCCGAATCCTTCACACCGGTGGGGTCCGCGCCAAAGTCGGTGACGTTCACAATTGTGCGTTTCGCGGCGTGGACCGGCATCGACGCCTGGTCCGGCTGCGCGGGGCTTGCGGCATGGTAGCCAACGGTTGAGGCGTTGAGGCCGACGGCGGACAGCGGCGCCGGCTCCTGATCGGCCGCATGGGCGGCGTAGGGCAGGACGCCGGTGGTCAGCACGAGGCCAACTCCAACGGCGAGCACGCCCGCCCCGAGGCGCCTGAACGTGGTACTCGACTGCCCGCCGAGGGAATGGGAATTGCGAGTGATTGACATGATTGCGATCGTAGTTACCGATAACATGTGGTGTCCATCACAATGCGAATGTTAAGTTCAGTGCCCTAAAGTACTTTTTTGTAAGATGCGTACAAAGTAGTCCGCGTAGCTGTCGCTCAGGGTGAGCTCGCCGGCGTCGTGCAATGCCTGCAGGGTCAGGACGTCCTCCACCGTGGGGTCGGCGAAGAACTTGCCCACCGTGATCCCGTGCGCAGGGGTGGACAGGACCGTGACGGGGTCGCCGGCGGCAAGCTTGCCGCCCTCCACCACTCGCAGGTAGCAGCCAATGCGCGCCGCCTGGGTGAACCGCTTGACCCATTGGGGCTCGCCCATGCGTTCTCCAAATGTGGCGCAGGGGACGCGCGGGGACGTGGCCTCCAGCACCACGTCGGCACCAACCCGCCAGCGTTGGCCGATCACGGCGCCGGAGACGTCAATGCCCTGGGTACGCAGGTTTTCGCCAAAGAGTCCCGGCGGGATGTCCCGGCCCAGCTCCTTGGCCCAGTAGTCCGCGTCCTCCTGCGAGTAGGCGTACACGGCCTGGTCCGGCCCGCCGTGGTTCTTGCGGTCGGCCTGGACGTCGCCGTGCAGGCCCAGCGGGCGGACCTTGACGGGGCCGTCCACGGCGCGCTTGTCGATGGCGGTGACGCCTATGCCTGTCTTGGTGCCGTGCAATTGATGGACACGGCACACGGCCAGGACGGTTCCGGCGGCTGCGTTGTTCATCCCCAAATCTACGCCAGGGCGGGTTGGGGCCGGCCCATTGGTTTTCCACCTTCCATGGCAGGAGGGGCGTGCGGGGTGTCATCTCGACACCCCGCACGCCCCTCAGGCTAGGCCCGGCGCCTGCGGCCCATCACCAGTAGGACCAGTCCCGCCAGTACGACGACGGCCCCGCCCACTGCCGGCCAGAGCGCGGCCCCGGTGCTTGCCAGATTGTTCTCTCCCTCCGGCATCGAGGGGGATACAGTTGCCGATGCGGTCGCGGTCGCTGCCGAGGTGGCCTTCGGTCCGGCCGTGGGCGTCATCGTCGGGTCGGCTGTCGGCGTCGCAGACACTGTCTGCTCAACCGTGGGTTCAGCCGTGGGTTCAGCCGTGGGTTCAACGGTTGGCTCCGTCGTCGGCTTGATTGTCGGGTTGGTCGTCGGGTCAACGCTCGGCGTTGCCGTCATGGTCGGATCAACTGTCGGCTCGGTTGTGGGCTCGGCTGTCGGTTCC
Proteins encoded in this window:
- a CDS encoding DUF1349 domain-containing protein, encoding MSITRNSHSLGGQSSTTFRRLGAGVLAVGVGLVLTTGVLPYAAHAADQEPAPLSAVGLNASTVGYHAASPAQPDQASMPVHAAKRTIVNVTDFGADPTGVKDSAKAINDAILYAKSLKAPTTIAFPCGSYTVYPENTPKRNLYISNTVGENPAYVSKNIGVLIEDMDDVIVDGMGSSLTYHGSQTEMASIRSKDVSFENFSTDWYSPGVLDLTILKTGVSNGQGYRDFKLPAGTSYTVNGAKATFLGEKSPVTGQPYWTQAPDDTTGWQNQIRDLATGKTLRQDSGLPLWVNSTSVTDLGNDVMRVTYSGATDPGGEGQVYETRRHTRDTSAVFIWESERTALQGLTLHYMHGFGMVGQLSKDISFDRITMLADPGTWRQTVGFADFLHMSGVAGKVQVTNSLFDNPHDDPINIHGTYVQVTKIDRAARTVVLRYEQSDTTGFPQFYPGNELRFVKRSSMLPAGTDSYKVAAVTGPNGTDTTGNLREMTVTLDKDLPADLAVETFVAENMTYTPEVYIAGNTFESVPTRGILVTTPKKVLIERNHFDQMGMASIYISADAVGWYESSAVSDVTIRNNVFDRPASNYAAIWVEPFNTETVPGQTVHKNITVDANRFSLLPSGQLVNAKSVTGFRFTNNVVSHYAPTEPVDPAAVSSKPLYAFDGSATITISGNKYAPGFNMRANTAANMSAGEVTVTGDGARVNADNIDLTGVQVSTLDPAMGWIREDASRWTAIDKNTVSIKSGINGLWATQNIAANMLMTKAGAAGDTEAVVKISGATKSQYEESGLVFYVDDDNYVAFQRKHAGGSPVLAVVTETAGNADESTQIADPGNADIWLKLKRTGTGFTGSWSADGSNFTTVGTITNAAVGNTARVGLLTGGLSDNNTAFTYSKLTVNGTVQPFFATIVTPGPVAFTAALKDPAWQGIDFGAAKSPLAWLAYSDPSVTSISAAFTPKDAGTKVQVIFNGAPSKANGDGSHTFKLLAGPNVVEANTIGADGVATQAYRWVVVSALPAKVPGSNVVCAPVVEPTTEPTESATPTAEPSESASPTTSAAPSVTPSAIPSTVPSTVPSSTAGASATVPASSGPTLAVTAMATASVTPAPGDGLASTGATGRWFAVGGAGVVLAGLVLLVLGRPRRA
- a CDS encoding MOSC domain-containing protein; amino-acid sequence: MNNAAAGTVLAVCRVHQLHGTKTGIGVTAIDKRAVDGPVKVRPLGLHGDVQADRKNHGGPDQAVYAYSQEDADYWAKELGRDIPPGLFGENLRTQGIDVSGAVIGQRWRVGADVVLEATSPRVPCATFGERMGEPQWVKRFTQAARIGCYLRVVEGGKLAAGDPVTVLSTPAHGITVGKFFADPTVEDVLTLQALHDAGELTLSDSYADYFVRILQKSTLGH